The genomic segment GTAATCGTAAAAGAGCACGAGGCAATTAAAGGTCTGCCCAAAGAATGGCCGCATTTCCTCGGTTACAACAAAACCAAAGCAACTGCCCAAGGTGAGGTACTGGTTACCATAGATGGCGACCCCTTTATTGCAGTAGGCGAATTTGGTAAAGGCAAATCCGCTGTATTTACATCCGATTGTGCACCCCACTGGGGCCCGCCGGAGTTTGTAAATTGGGAATATTACAACGAACTTTGGAAAGGGATTTTGGATTACTTAACAAAATAAAACAATAACTACAGAGGCGGTAAATGATGTTACAACATATTTCGAACGTTCAAAAGGATGAGGCATTGAAGCTGCTGTGCGATGCAATCGGCATCGTTACGGTAAATCCCAATGGAGAGGAGAAGTTGCTGGCAGATTTTATCGCCTCTTATTTGCAGGGCACAGGCTGTACGGTTACAGTACAGGAGTTTGCACCCAACAGGGCAAATATTATAGCAACCATAAAAGGCCGAACCAACCAAAAAGCACTGCTGATAAACGGGCATTTGGATACCGTGCCGTTTGGTAATACCGATGGATGGAATACCGCGCCGGATAAAGCAGTAATTCGGGGCGGTACCCTGTATGGGCGCGGTGCCAGTGATATGAAAAGCGGGCTTTGTGCGGCCTTGTATGCCTTTTGTATGTTTGCGGCAGAGGGCTTTGTACCCGAACACGACATCATTTTTGCAGGCACAGCAGATGAAGAAACGGATGGACTGGGTGCTCAGGCAATCGTAAACAGCGGGTTGCTAAATAACGTGGGACATATTATAATAGGAGAGCCTACGGGCAACCAAATTTCGGTAGCTTCCAAAGGTACATTGTGGTTGGAGTTTTCTATTTGCGGAAAAACCTCACACGGGGCATATCCGTGGGAGGGCATCAACGCGGCAGAGGTTGCCTACGAGCTTTTTACAGAGATAAAAAAGAGCATCGAAGAGGCAAGCCACCCGTACCTTTCGGTGCCTACTTGTACTTTGACTAAAATTCAAGGCGGAGTTAAGGTAAATATGGTGCCCGATGCCTGTAATATGACGTTGGATATCAGGACGGTACCCTCTGTTTGCCACAATGAGCTGTTGGCGCAGGTGAACAGGCTGATTGCAGGTTTACAGCAGCAGTTTGGTGGTTTAAAGATAGAATATCAGGTTTTAACCAATCGGATGGCGGTTGAAATTTCACCCCACAACAGTTTGGTTGAAGAACTTTCAAATACAGTACAAGAGGTGTGCGGTGTAAAGCCACAGCTTACAGGAACAGGTTTTTTCAGTGATGCATCTATTTTTCTAAAAGATTACAATTTGCCCACGGTGCTGTTTGGCCCGGGCGAAAGCAGCGAAGCACATAAACCCAACGAATGTGTTTTTATAAAAAACTACTTTGACGCTATCGAATGCTACTATCATTTTATGAAACAACAATAAAACTCTCATGAGGTTAAATTGGATATTTTTCAAGGTGAATAGGAGGAAAAAATGAAACTGTTGAATTTTGGGTCGCTCAATATAGATTATGTGTATAAGGTTGACCATTTTGTCCGTCCCGGCGAAACGATGTCGTCAGAGTCACGCCAAACTTTTTGCGGAGGTAAGGGGCTCAACCAAACCATTGCACTGGCAAGGGCGGGGGTACAGGTATACCATGCAGGTGCTGTGGGTAAAGCGGATGGCGAAATGTTGCTTGAAGCTTTGAAGAAAAATAATGTGAACATCGATTTTGTAAAGCAGTGCGAAGATATTGCCACAGGCCATGCCATTATCCAGGTAAACCGTTCGGGGCAAAATTGCATTATGCTTTACGGCGGCGCAAACCAAACGATGACAAAAGAGCATATTGATGAAACACTTGCGGGCTTTTCGGCAGACGATTTTCTTATCCTGCAAAACGAAATCAATAATTTAGGCTATATCATGGAGCAGGCACACAAAAAAGGATTGGTAATTGTACTGAATCCGTCGCCGATGAATGAGAAGATTCTTGCGCTGCCCCTTGAGTTTGTCGATTATTTTATGCTTAACGAGGTGGAGGCAGCCGATATCTGCGGCGAAGAGAGCAAGGATAATTTGCTCGGCAGCTTGTCGCGCAAATACCCCAAAGCAAAAATTGTACTGACACTCGGCAAGCACGGTGTGCAGTATAAAGACGGCGAGCAAATCCTATCGCATGGCATTTACAAAGTACCTGTGGTAGATACCACTGCAGCGGGGGATACATTTACAGGCTTCTTCATTGGTAGCCTGGCGCAAGGCTATGCAGCCGAAGAGGCGTTGCGTTTGGCATCGGTTGCATCATCCATTGCAGTTTCACGGCAAGGTGCCGAATCTTCTATCCCTTATATGGATGAAGTGAAAAACAGCAATCTGGTGGCAGAATAGCATCTTAGAGAATAAAATAAAACAGCCGCAAATACACAGGCAATCGCTTGGTTTTGCGGCTGTTTTTTACGGTTACACAAGTACACAATTGCGTGTTGCACTTTTTACCGATTGAACAAACATTTTCTCCCACATATTCAGTTGGTAGTCTTTGGGGTAAATGACAAGGTCTTTGCTGCCGAGAGAAGAAATGGCGCAATAGCGCAGCACAAGCTCGTTTTTCTCTAAAAACTGTTTTGTAACGGGCGGCGACCAAAAATAAGCGCCTGCTACCTCCTGCAATAAACGGTACAGCGTACCTTGTTCGTATAAATAAATACATTTCGATGAAGGCTTTACCGGAGTTTCGATAATGGTTTTTGTATAGGACGGAGCGGGTGTTTCAATATTACCGTAAGCAATTTCTGTATAATTGGCAAGTGCGCCGTAGGGGATTTCGCTCAACGGTGCCAAAGGATGATGCCTCGACATCAAAACGCCCATTGAATACTCCCAAATTACTTCTCGCTTCAGCTGATGTTCGTCCAAAAAAGAAAGAAATTCGCTTTCAAAAAGAGTAGGGCAGCGGATGATACCGAGATTGGAAGTTCCCTCCGCCACATCACGAATGGCAGCCATAGCATTTGCCTCTTTAAAAGTAACGGATAAAGGTGCGCCGCGCTTCATTCTGCTTAAAAAATCGGTAAAGCCAAAAGATATATAATCTGCGCGGGCAGCGGTTATGCTAAACCGAATGTTTTTTTCTTCGGGTGCTTTGTACATCGATTCAAGCTCATCCACCTGTGAAAGAATGGTGTTGGCATGCGTAATAAACTCGGCACCTTCGCGGGTAGGGGCAACGCCTTTGGTTGTACGCTTAAAAATGGTAATGCCCAGCTCGTGCTCCAGCTCTTTAATTGCCTTACTCAAATTTGGCTGCCCCATAAACAGGTTTTGAGCCGCTTTGCTGATCGATTTTGCTTTATCCACCTCTATCACATACTTTAACGAAAGCAGGTTCATTTTGTCACTCCTATTGTTCAGCGGTACGTTAGTAACGATCGATTATACAAGCAGATCGGCATGTTCCGGATGCTTTTGAAACCAAGTCACCGCGTACGAGCAAGTAGGGTGTACTTTTTTACCGTCGGCGCGCAGCTTTTCTACTGCAGCTTGCATCAGTTTGCCGGCAATACCCTGCCCGCGCAGGCTGTCGTCCACAAAGGTGTGGTCAATATTTGCAACATGAACCGATTCTGCTGGAAAAGTAACCTCGGCAACCAGTTTTCCATGTTCATCCTTATAATAAATTCGATTGTTTTCTATCATAAAATTCATTTGTTAACACCTCCTGCCAACATTATAACACAAAAGATGCAAAAAGATGCGTCTGGTCACGTGTTTTTCTGTAGTATAGCGGGGAATATAGTTGCGTGTAGACTTCAAAAATGCTATTATTAAAAGGTTAATTTGCAATATGTGGAGGAATACAGTTTGGCTGATTTGAAAACTGAAATAGAGCGCAGAAGAACGTTTGCGATTATCTCTCACCCCGATGCGGGTAAAACAACGCTTACTGAGAAATTTTTGCTTTACGGCGGGGCAATTGCCCTAGCAGGCTCGGTTAAGGGCAAAAAAACGGCAAAGCATGCAGTATCCGATTGGATGGAAATTGAAAAACAAAGAGGTATTTCGGTAACCTCATCGGTAATGCAGTTTAATTACGAGGGCTACTGCATTAATATTCTGGATACCCCGGGACATCAGGATTTCTCGGAGGATACTTACCGTACACTCATGGCGGCAGACAGCGCGGTTATGGTTATTGATGCATCCAAGGGTGTTGAGAACCAAACCAGAAAGCTGTTTAAGGTGTGTTTGCTGCGCGATATCCCTATCTTTACATTTATCAATAAGATGGACAGAGAAGCGCGCGACCCTTTCGACCTGATGGAAGAAATCGAGAACGAACTGGGTATCAAAACCTATCCCATCAACTGGCCCATCGGCTGCGGTAAAGAGTTTAAGGGCGTTTACGACCGCCATAAAAAAGAGATTATCTCGTTTACCGCCAACAACGGTCAGCACGAGGTAGAAAAAATGGAGGTTGATATCAACGACCCCCGTTTGGAGACACTGATTGGGGAACAACACCGCCAAACACTGGTGGACGATATTGAGCTGCTCGACGGCGCAAGCTACGACTTTGATATGGATGCCATACGTCATGGCAAACTTTCCCCCGTGTTTTTTGGTTCGGCGCTTACCAACTTTGGTGTAGAGCCGTTTTTGGAAGACTTTTTAAAAATGACAACACCCCCGCTGCCGCGTGATTCAAGCGAAGGCGAGGTTGACCCGTTCAGCAAAGATTTTTCTGCATTCGTATTTAAAATCCAGGCAAACATGAACAAGGCGCATCGCGATAGAATTGCGTTTATGCGCATCTGCTCAGGGCGATTTGATAAAAATATGGAGGTTGCACACATTCAGGGCGGCAAAAACCTCAAGCTTTCGCAGCCGCAGCAGATTATGGCACAAGACCGCGAAATTATCGACGAAGCTTATGCCGGCGACATCATTGGTGTGTTCGACCCCGGTATTTTTTCCATCGGTGATACCATCAGCGTGCCTAGCAAAAAATTTGAATTTGCGGGCATCCCCACCTTTGCACCCGAGCATTTTGCGCGCATTCGCCAAAAGGATACCTTGAAGCGCAAGCAGTTTGTAAAAGGCACCACCCAAATTGCGCAAGAGGGTGCAATTCAAATTTTTCAGGAGCCGTTCAAGGGCATGGAAGAGGTCATTGTAGGCGTTGTGGGTACTCTGCAATTTGATGTATTGGAGTACCGCTTGAAGAACGAATACAATGTGGATATCATTATGGAGCGGCTGGCGTACCAGTACATCCGATGGATTGAGAACAAAGACATCGACATCAAGCAGCTGAACCTCAGTTCGGATACCAAAGTGGTGCAGGACTTTAAAGGACGTTTTCTGCTGCTGTTTACCGACAGTTGGAATATTAACTGGGCACTCGATAAAAACAAAGGGCTTATTCTATCTGAATTCGGGCGCTAAGCTTATAAAAAAACCGGAGTGCATTTTTGCACTCCGGTTTTTGTTGTTTAAGCTTGGTTTTGCGCCTCTATGCGCTCGGCAAGGTCGCTTAAATACACCCAACGCTCCATCTGCGCGGCAAGTTCTGCCTCCAAAGCTGTTTTTTGCTCCATCAGCTCTTGCAAACGCTCAAAGTTACTTGCCTCTTTTACAAGTTCTTTTTCAACGCCGTCAATGCGTTCTTCCAATTTTGCAATCACATCATCAATGGCGTCGTACTCGCGCTGTTCTTTGTAAGTAAATTTCAGCTTGTCCGATTTCGTTTTCCAGCTGTCCTTCGATTTTTGCTGTGTATCACGTTCGGTTTCAGGTTCAGCCTGTTCTTCTCGCTGTGCCAAGTAATCGGAATAACCGCCCATGGAGCCGCAAATGCCGCCGTCAGGCTCAAACGCAAAAATGCGGGTTGCCACCTTGTCGAGAAAATAGCGGTCGTGCGATACCACAATCACAGCTCCTGCAAAGCCCTCGAGGTAGTCCTCCAAAATGGTGAGTGTCTGAATATCGAGGTCGTTGGTGGGTTCGTCAAACAGCAGGATATTGGGTGCCTGCATTAAAATGCCCAGCAGGTACAGCCTACGGCGCTCCCCGCCCGAAAGCCTGCCGATAGCGGTGTACTGCAAGTCAGAGGTGAACAAAAACTTCTCCATCATCTGCGATGCGGTGAGGGTGCCCTCGGGGGTTTGCACCTCGGCAGAAATATCCTTAATGTAGTCGATAGCACGCAAAGAGGGGTTCATTTCGTCGCACTCCTGCGCAAAATACCCGATGCGCACCGTATCGCCGATATCCACACTTCCGCTGTCGGGCGGCAGCATACCGCCGATCATTTTAAGTAGGGTGGATTTACCGCAGCCGTTTTCGCCAATAATGCCGATGCGGTCATCGCGCAGCAGGTTATAAGAAAAACCGCTGATGAGTGTACGGTCGCCATAAGCCTTTGTTATATTGTCAATCTCAATAATCTTTTTGCCCAAGCGTGAACTCATCGACGACATTTCCAGTTTATCTTCCGTTAGGTCTACCTTTTGTGCCGAAAGCTCGGCAAAACGGTTGACACGGAACTGTTGCTTGGTACTGCGGGCACGTGCGCCGCGCTGAATCCACTCCAATTCTTTTTTCAGCAGTGCCTGCCGCTTCCGCTCGCTCGCAGCAAGCATATCCTCGCGCTCTGCTTTCATCTCTAAATACTTGGAGTAATTTGCCTGATAACCATAAAGGCTGCCGCCCTGCAGTTCAACAATGCGGTTGGTAACACGGTCAAGAAAATAACGGTCGTGCGTTACCATAAGCAAGGCGCCTTTGTAACGTGCCAAAAAATCCTCTAGCCAGTCAACCATATCGTTGTCGATGTGGTTGGTAGGTTCGTCGAGCAGGAGCACCTCAACAGGGGTAACCAAAGCGCTTGCAAGCGCCACACGGCGTTTTTGCCCGCCCGAAAGCTGTTCCATCGGCTTATCAAAATCCGTGATGCCCAATTTATTTAAAATAGCCTTGCATTCGTATTGCTTGCCTTCGCGCTGCTGCTGTGCAATCCCATGCAATGTTTGTTCGAGTACGGTTGCCCCCTCTATGAACTCTGGGTTTTGGGGCAGATAGCCTACCCTCACGCCGCCTGCTTTGGTAATATCACCGCTGTCTGGGGCTTCAACACCGGCGATTATTTTAAGCAATGTGGATTTACCCGTGCCGTTTACACCGATGACACCCAGTTTTTCGCCCTCGCTGATGCTGAAACAGATATCTTTAAGCAATGTTTTTTCGCTGTAGCTTTTGCTGATTTTATCAGCGGTTAGTAATAACATAAATTAATATCCTCCGGATATGCTTTGAACTTATTACGTAGCCTATCCCTTACGGAAATAAGCATTTTTTGTAATGGGGGAATTTGCCGAACCGGTTTTTGGTGCAGGGCGTTTCCCTGAAGGTTTATGGCTGCGTGGTTTAGGGGCACGCGGCTCAGCCGGTAATGCGGTAGATGCTGCCCTGTTTTTGCCTTGTTTGCTGTTGCGTAGTCCGTCCTGCTTGCGGGGTGAATTTTTTTCTGCTTGGGTGGGCAATTTGCTTGTGCGTGCAGGGCGAGGAGGTCTTGCCTCTTTCGGAGGGATTTCAAAAACCATCATAGGATAGGGGTGGTCGGTAACAGCGGGAATATCGCGTTTAATGAGTTTTATAATACTCATTAGATATGGCTTTTCTTCGATATCACAAAACGATATCGCAGTACCTGATAGCCCTGCTCTGCCGGTGCGTCCAATACGGTGTACATAAGTTTCAGGTATGTTTGGCAGGTCAAAGTTGATAACATGCGAAAGTTCATCGATATCAATACCGCGTGCGGCGATATCGGTTGCAACCAATACACGAATGGTACCGTCTTTAAAGTTGGAGAGTGCAGTCTGGCGGGCACCTTGTGATTTGTCGCCATGAATTGCTGCTGCCTTAAAATTTGCTCTGGTGAGGTCGCGTACCACGCGGTCGGCCCCATGCTTTGTGCGTGTAAACACCAGCGCAGAGGTAATAGATGGATCTTTTAATAAATATTTCAAAAGCTCTCGTTTGTTTGCTTTGTCTACAAAATAAACGCTTTGTTCAATTTTATCCACGGTAGATGATACCGGTG from the Hydrogenoanaerobacterium saccharovorans genome contains:
- a CDS encoding M20 family metallopeptidase, with the protein product MMLQHISNVQKDEALKLLCDAIGIVTVNPNGEEKLLADFIASYLQGTGCTVTVQEFAPNRANIIATIKGRTNQKALLINGHLDTVPFGNTDGWNTAPDKAVIRGGTLYGRGASDMKSGLCAALYAFCMFAAEGFVPEHDIIFAGTADEETDGLGAQAIVNSGLLNNVGHIIIGEPTGNQISVASKGTLWLEFSICGKTSHGAYPWEGINAAEVAYELFTEIKKSIEEASHPYLSVPTCTLTKIQGGVKVNMVPDACNMTLDIRTVPSVCHNELLAQVNRLIAGLQQQFGGLKIEYQVLTNRMAVEISPHNSLVEELSNTVQEVCGVKPQLTGTGFFSDASIFLKDYNLPTVLFGPGESSEAHKPNECVFIKNYFDAIECYYHFMKQQ
- a CDS encoding ribokinase, with amino-acid sequence MKLLNFGSLNIDYVYKVDHFVRPGETMSSESRQTFCGGKGLNQTIALARAGVQVYHAGAVGKADGEMLLEALKKNNVNIDFVKQCEDIATGHAIIQVNRSGQNCIMLYGGANQTMTKEHIDETLAGFSADDFLILQNEINNLGYIMEQAHKKGLVIVLNPSPMNEKILALPLEFVDYFMLNEVEAADICGEESKDNLLGSLSRKYPKAKIVLTLGKHGVQYKDGEQILSHGIYKVPVVDTTAAGDTFTGFFIGSLAQGYAAEEALRLASVASSIAVSRQGAESSIPYMDEVKNSNLVAE
- a CDS encoding LysR family transcriptional regulator; protein product: MNLLSLKYVIEVDKAKSISKAAQNLFMGQPNLSKAIKELEHELGITIFKRTTKGVAPTREGAEFITHANTILSQVDELESMYKAPEEKNIRFSITAARADYISFGFTDFLSRMKRGAPLSVTFKEANAMAAIRDVAEGTSNLGIIRCPTLFESEFLSFLDEHQLKREVIWEYSMGVLMSRHHPLAPLSEIPYGALANYTEIAYGNIETPAPSYTKTIIETPVKPSSKCIYLYEQGTLYRLLQEVAGAYFWSPPVTKQFLEKNELVLRYCAISSLGSKDLVIYPKDYQLNMWEKMFVQSVKSATRNCVLV
- a CDS encoding GNAT family N-acetyltransferase; translated protein: MNFMIENNRIYYKDEHGKLVAEVTFPAESVHVANIDHTFVDDSLRGQGIAGKLMQAAVEKLRADGKKVHPTCSYAVTWFQKHPEHADLLV
- a CDS encoding peptide chain release factor 3 yields the protein MADLKTEIERRRTFAIISHPDAGKTTLTEKFLLYGGAIALAGSVKGKKTAKHAVSDWMEIEKQRGISVTSSVMQFNYEGYCINILDTPGHQDFSEDTYRTLMAADSAVMVIDASKGVENQTRKLFKVCLLRDIPIFTFINKMDREARDPFDLMEEIENELGIKTYPINWPIGCGKEFKGVYDRHKKEIISFTANNGQHEVEKMEVDINDPRLETLIGEQHRQTLVDDIELLDGASYDFDMDAIRHGKLSPVFFGSALTNFGVEPFLEDFLKMTTPPLPRDSSEGEVDPFSKDFSAFVFKIQANMNKAHRDRIAFMRICSGRFDKNMEVAHIQGGKNLKLSQPQQIMAQDREIIDEAYAGDIIGVFDPGIFSIGDTISVPSKKFEFAGIPTFAPEHFARIRQKDTLKRKQFVKGTTQIAQEGAIQIFQEPFKGMEEVIVGVVGTLQFDVLEYRLKNEYNVDIIMERLAYQYIRWIENKDIDIKQLNLSSDTKVVQDFKGRFLLLFTDSWNINWALDKNKGLILSEFGR
- a CDS encoding DEAD/DEAH box helicase; translation: MNFKDLKLIAPILRALENQNYTEPTPIQAQAIPPVLAGRDVVGCAQTGTGKTAAFAIPILQKLNETSVPKQLQHIRALILTPTRELALQIHESFEAYGTYLKLRCCVIFGGVSQKPQEEKLKRGVDILVATPGRLNDLISQGIINLKEIEIFVLDEADRMLDMGFIHDVKRVIAQTPRKKQNLLFSATMPPEITDIVQALLVDPVKVAVTPVSSTVDKIEQSVYFVDKANKRELLKYLLKDPSITSALVFTRTKHGADRVVRDLTRANFKAAAIHGDKSQGARQTALSNFKDGTIRVLVATDIAARGIDIDELSHVINFDLPNIPETYVHRIGRTGRAGLSGTAISFCDIEEKPYLMSIIKLIKRDIPAVTDHPYPMMVFEIPPKEARPPRPARTSKLPTQAEKNSPRKQDGLRNSKQGKNRAASTALPAEPRAPKPRSHKPSGKRPAPKTGSANSPITKNAYFRKG